The Opitutales bacterium ASA1 genome window below encodes:
- the argA gene encoding amino-acid N-acetyltransferase — MNAPGQTVTPIKPTDLRGILAYVPRFQGQIFIVALDGVVVADENLSNLLLDIAVLRSLQIKVVLVHGIGHQLKELSVIRQVPISDLAGSGVTDAATLDLAIRASSRVSHQILEGLTQSGLKCAITNSIRAVPLGVLKGVDHQFTGKVDRIDTDFIMHLINAGAIPIIQPIGFDRDGRSLRINSDLLATELATELHATKVVFLAPHAGIEVRGELRRQLSVDELGTQLAGLGDAIDSRVRSKAQHAVQAIRSGVPRVHLVDGRVHDALLTEIFSNDGVGTLVYGNDYQQIRRATKRDARRIYDLTRNAVKREELIHRTLQAVERNVENFYLFEIDENLIACVSLSFYPDKPGVAEIGSLYVLPFYHRRGIGKKMIEFACQEAKKRGASQVLALSTQSFTFFSAVCGFTETTKDALPDARRQVFEQSQRNPRILTKAL; from the coding sequence ATGAACGCCCCCGGGCAGACCGTCACGCCCATCAAGCCCACCGACCTGCGCGGCATCCTCGCCTACGTGCCGCGGTTTCAGGGCCAGATCTTCATCGTCGCTCTCGACGGTGTCGTCGTGGCGGACGAGAACCTCTCGAACCTCCTGCTCGACATCGCCGTCCTGCGCAGCCTCCAGATCAAGGTCGTGCTCGTCCACGGCATCGGGCACCAGCTCAAGGAGCTCTCGGTCATCCGCCAGGTCCCCATCAGCGACCTCGCGGGCTCGGGCGTGACCGATGCCGCTACGCTCGACCTCGCGATTCGCGCCTCCTCGCGCGTGTCCCATCAGATCCTCGAGGGCCTCACCCAAAGCGGCCTGAAGTGCGCGATCACCAACTCAATCCGCGCGGTCCCGCTCGGCGTGCTCAAGGGCGTCGACCACCAGTTCACCGGCAAGGTCGATCGCATCGACACCGACTTCATCATGCACCTGATCAACGCCGGTGCGATCCCCATCATCCAGCCCATCGGCTTCGACCGCGACGGACGCTCCTTGCGCATCAACAGCGATCTGCTCGCCACCGAACTCGCCACCGAGCTCCACGCCACCAAAGTCGTCTTTCTTGCGCCACACGCCGGCATCGAGGTGCGTGGCGAACTCCGCCGTCAGCTCAGCGTCGACGAACTCGGAACCCAACTCGCCGGACTCGGCGACGCGATCGACTCCCGCGTCCGCAGCAAGGCCCAACACGCCGTCCAAGCGATCCGCAGTGGCGTCCCCCGCGTCCACCTCGTCGACGGCCGCGTGCACGACGCCCTTCTGACCGAGATCTTCTCCAACGACGGCGTCGGCACGCTCGTCTACGGCAACGACTACCAGCAGATCCGCCGCGCCACCAAGCGCGACGCCCGCCGCATCTACGACCTCACGCGCAACGCCGTGAAGCGCGAGGAACTGATCCACCGCACGCTCCAAGCCGTGGAGCGCAACGTGGAGAACTTCTACCTCTTCGAGATCGACGAGAACCTCATCGCCTGCGTCTCCCTCTCGTTCTATCCCGACAAACCCGGCGTGGCCGAGATCGGGTCCCTCTACGTGCTGCCCTTCTACCACCGCCGCGGCATCGGCAAGAAGATGATCGAGTTCGCCTGCCAAGAAGCGAAGAAGCGCGGTGCCTCGCAGGTGCTCGCGCTCAGCACGCAGAGCTTCACGTTCTTCAGTGCCGTTTGCGGCTTCACCGAGACCACGAAAGACGCCCTACCCGACGCCCGCCGTCAGGTCTTCGAGCAAAGCCAGCGCAACCCCCGCATCCTCACCAAGGCACTCTGA
- a CDS encoding sulfite exporter TauE/SafE family protein produces MMRAFIVMHWMDLGAVVVMGLAGSGHCVGMCGGFALAIGRGAKGHGALVVRHLAYTTGKALTYVFLAVLVAAGLGIVGRAEWFKSGQLVLSIAAGMFMVVYGSGQLLEWRIGSWWQRVVEPLPGCRGLAAVARTPGPLAAFATGWLNGFLPCGLLLAVLMHLASLGSVSAAALGAAAFGLATFPGLFLFGLLAQGWSVRWRRVLVRVAGVLLIAFGAITIVRAFPEGRHWLHHEVLPGVTDTIRDWCGM; encoded by the coding sequence ATGATGCGTGCTTTCATCGTGATGCACTGGATGGATCTCGGCGCGGTGGTGGTCATGGGCCTTGCGGGCTCGGGTCACTGCGTGGGCATGTGCGGAGGATTCGCGTTGGCGATCGGTCGCGGGGCGAAGGGGCACGGAGCGCTCGTGGTCCGACATCTGGCCTACACGACGGGCAAGGCGCTGACCTACGTGTTTCTTGCGGTGTTGGTGGCGGCCGGGCTCGGGATCGTCGGGAGGGCGGAGTGGTTCAAGTCCGGGCAACTCGTGCTCTCGATCGCGGCGGGGATGTTCATGGTCGTGTACGGGTCGGGCCAGTTGCTCGAATGGCGGATCGGGAGCTGGTGGCAGCGTGTGGTGGAGCCTCTGCCGGGTTGCCGAGGGTTGGCGGCAGTGGCGCGGACGCCTGGGCCGCTGGCGGCGTTCGCTACCGGGTGGTTGAACGGTTTCCTGCCGTGTGGGCTCCTGCTCGCGGTGCTGATGCATCTGGCGAGTCTCGGTTCGGTGAGCGCGGCTGCGTTGGGAGCCGCGGCGTTTGGTTTGGCGACGTTTCCCGGGTTGTTTCTCTTCGGGTTGCTGGCGCAGGGGTGGAGCGTGCGCTGGCGGCGCGTGCTCGTGCGCGTGGCCGGGGTCCTGTTGATCGCGTTCGGTGCGATCACGATCGTGCGCGCGTTTCCGGAAGGGCGCCATTGGTTGCACCACGAAGTCTTGCCCGGCGTGACCGACACCATCCGCGACTGGTGCGGGATGTGA
- a CDS encoding proline--tRNA ligase — MRLAGAAARWHIRGFLIRMKLWSQTYIPTLKESPAEAEIASHQLLLRAGLVRKLGGGIYTYLPLGLRVLEKIKQICREAMEAGGAIEVLMPHLHPVEFWQKGPRWDAVREVMFNAGSASAGAKPTADFQFVLGPTHEEVITPLVASELNSYRDLPRNFFQIQTKFRNEIRPRFGLMRAREFVMKDGYSFDATDEAANESYRKMEAAYRRFFAGCGLRYIAVEADTGVMGGAFSHEFMVPAEIGDDDVVYCDASGYAANREKATSGLVPADLADAALEGSLEEFATPGVTTIAALEKAPYAVPAAKQFKTLLYVGDGKLFAVVLRGEDELEEAKLGSLGFQLFRAATPEEIVPVMGAKPGSLGVVRGTIADEKALAGVFVDHAVRLIGNGVTGANKDGFHLRNVNVVRDLAVTRFGDFRRVRAGEPCPRSGQPLQIARGIEVGHVFKLGTKYSEKFGAYYTDDKKEKHPMVMGCYGIGISRTFQAVIEQGHDADGIVWPWSVAPYHVLVCVLDPQLPAAMETVQRIATVAEKAGADVLVDDRAERPGVKFKDADLIGIPLRLTVSRRGLDEGVVELKWRSEKQFVKVPLAELDATLAAAVARGAASIQG, encoded by the coding sequence ATGCGCCTTGCGGGAGCCGCTGCGCGGTGGCACATCCGGGGGTTTCTCATCCGGATGAAACTCTGGTCGCAAACCTACATTCCCACGCTGAAGGAAAGCCCGGCCGAGGCCGAGATCGCTTCGCACCAATTGCTCCTGCGCGCCGGTCTCGTGCGCAAGCTCGGCGGCGGCATCTACACCTACCTGCCGCTCGGCTTGCGAGTGCTGGAGAAGATCAAGCAGATCTGCCGTGAAGCGATGGAGGCGGGCGGCGCGATCGAGGTGCTCATGCCGCACCTGCATCCGGTCGAGTTTTGGCAGAAGGGCCCGCGTTGGGATGCGGTGCGCGAGGTCATGTTCAACGCGGGCAGCGCTTCCGCGGGGGCGAAGCCGACGGCCGATTTCCAGTTCGTGCTCGGCCCGACGCACGAAGAAGTCATCACGCCGCTCGTCGCCTCGGAGTTGAACAGTTACCGCGACCTGCCGCGCAACTTCTTCCAGATCCAGACCAAGTTCCGCAACGAGATCCGCCCGCGCTTCGGTCTCATGCGTGCGCGCGAGTTCGTGATGAAGGACGGGTATTCCTTCGATGCGACCGACGAAGCGGCGAACGAGAGCTATCGCAAGATGGAGGCGGCCTACCGCCGTTTCTTCGCGGGTTGCGGGCTGCGTTACATCGCGGTGGAAGCGGATACGGGCGTCATGGGCGGAGCGTTTTCACACGAGTTCATGGTGCCGGCCGAGATCGGCGACGACGACGTGGTGTATTGCGACGCGAGCGGTTACGCGGCCAATCGCGAGAAGGCGACGAGTGGTCTGGTGCCGGCGGACCTCGCCGACGCCGCGCTGGAAGGGTCGCTCGAGGAGTTCGCGACACCCGGAGTGACGACCATCGCGGCTCTCGAAAAGGCGCCTTACGCCGTGCCCGCGGCGAAGCAGTTCAAGACCTTGCTCTACGTCGGCGACGGCAAACTCTTCGCCGTTGTCCTGCGTGGAGAAGACGAACTCGAGGAGGCGAAGCTCGGCTCGCTCGGTTTCCAACTCTTTCGTGCGGCCACGCCGGAGGAGATCGTGCCGGTCATGGGCGCGAAACCCGGCAGCCTCGGTGTCGTGCGCGGCACGATCGCGGACGAGAAGGCGCTGGCCGGTGTCTTCGTCGATCACGCCGTTCGCCTCATCGGCAATGGTGTGACCGGCGCGAACAAGGACGGTTTCCACCTCCGCAACGTCAACGTCGTGCGCGACCTCGCGGTGACGCGTTTCGGCGACTTCCGGCGCGTGCGCGCGGGCGAGCCTTGTCCGCGCTCCGGCCAACCGCTGCAGATCGCACGGGGCATCGAGGTCGGTCACGTCTTCAAGCTCGGCACCAAGTACAGCGAGAAGTTCGGCGCTTACTACACGGACGACAAGAAGGAGAAACACCCGATGGTGATGGGCTGCTACGGCATCGGCATCAGCCGCACCTTCCAAGCCGTGATCGAGCAGGGGCACGACGCCGACGGCATCGTGTGGCCGTGGTCGGTGGCCCCGTACCACGTGCTCGTGTGCGTGCTCGACCCGCAATTGCCGGCGGCGATGGAGACCGTGCAGCGCATCGCGACCGTGGCGGAGAAGGCGGGTGCGGACGTGCTCGTCGACGATCGCGCGGAACGCCCGGGCGTGAAGTTCAAGGACGCGGACCTCATCGGCATCCCGCTGCGCTTGACCGTGAGCCGCCGCGGCCTCGACGAAGGCGTCGTGGAGCTGAAGTGGCGCTCGGAGAAGCAATTCGTGAAAGTCCCCCTCGCCGAACTCGACGCGACGCTCGCGGCCGCCGTCGCGCGCGGAGCGGCTTCGATCCAGGGATGA
- the recN gene encoding DNA repair protein RecN produces MLQLLRIRNLALLEAVELEFESGFTAVTGETGAGKSILLGALGLLSGARADKTIIRQGADACEVEGVFELRSTEKIDVFLEASGLPRCEDGQLVLKRTLHRERAARIAINGSMATLANLQALGELWIDFHGPGEPRRLLKADCQIELLDLFGRLGEEVASYEAAYDAWRSRLAEIDRLSRETRLDENQIDYLRQQIERIDSLDLEPAAIEALERDFNRLSRAQELTGLVQGLAAGLHGDEGVQALLPPLIRTARELSSLDPSTTPLVQRLESVAVEIEDLGQEFENLVGGLDLDPETAASLESRMAILLELRRRHGRDLASIRDAREDMARKIAEQGDIEGTLTRLEHEAAQYEKDCRERAARLRVAREKAGRMLTQRAEALLGELGFARARLLVAFAPESELRRHGDARPEFLFSPNTGEAPLPLTRIASSGELARVMLALKSVLAEVDEIPVLVFDEVDANVGGEIGRAVGEKMAAIADGRQVFCVTHLPQVASLGAKHFVVEKDQSGARAVVGIRSLHADRTERIAELARMLGDRKSASALTHAEKLLGAPAKKATVRNRK; encoded by the coding sequence ATGCTCCAGCTCCTTCGGATCCGTAACCTCGCCCTGCTCGAAGCCGTGGAACTCGAGTTCGAATCCGGCTTCACCGCCGTCACCGGCGAGACCGGCGCCGGAAAGAGCATCCTGCTCGGCGCGCTCGGACTGCTCTCGGGAGCACGGGCGGACAAGACGATCATCCGCCAAGGCGCCGACGCGTGCGAGGTGGAGGGGGTCTTCGAACTTCGCTCCACGGAGAAGATCGACGTGTTTCTCGAGGCCTCCGGTCTCCCTCGCTGCGAGGACGGACAACTCGTGCTCAAGCGCACGCTGCACCGCGAGCGCGCCGCGCGCATCGCGATCAACGGCAGCATGGCGACGCTCGCCAATCTCCAAGCGCTGGGAGAGCTCTGGATCGATTTCCACGGCCCCGGTGAACCACGCCGGTTGCTCAAGGCCGACTGTCAGATCGAGTTGCTCGATCTCTTCGGAAGACTCGGCGAGGAAGTCGCCAGCTACGAGGCTGCCTACGATGCGTGGCGGAGTCGGCTCGCGGAGATCGATCGTCTCTCGCGCGAGACGCGGCTCGACGAAAACCAGATCGACTACCTCCGCCAACAGATCGAGCGGATCGACTCACTCGATCTGGAGCCTGCCGCGATCGAAGCGCTGGAGCGCGATTTCAACCGTCTCTCGCGTGCGCAGGAGCTGACCGGTCTCGTCCAAGGACTCGCGGCGGGGTTGCACGGCGACGAGGGCGTGCAAGCGCTCCTGCCACCGTTGATTCGCACGGCGCGAGAGCTTTCGTCGCTCGATCCTTCGACGACACCGCTGGTGCAACGCTTGGAATCGGTCGCGGTTGAGATCGAGGATCTCGGGCAGGAGTTCGAGAATCTCGTCGGTGGACTCGACCTCGATCCGGAGACGGCCGCGTCGCTCGAGTCGCGCATGGCGATCCTGTTGGAACTGCGTCGACGCCACGGGCGCGATCTCGCCTCCATTCGCGACGCGCGCGAAGACATGGCGCGCAAGATCGCCGAACAGGGCGACATCGAGGGCACGCTCACGCGCTTGGAACACGAAGCGGCACAGTACGAGAAGGACTGCCGCGAACGTGCGGCTCGTCTGCGCGTCGCGCGCGAGAAGGCCGGGCGTATGCTCACGCAACGTGCGGAAGCGCTGCTCGGCGAACTCGGCTTCGCCCGCGCGCGCCTGCTCGTGGCCTTCGCGCCCGAATCGGAGTTACGCCGCCACGGAGACGCCCGACCGGAGTTTCTCTTCTCACCCAACACCGGCGAGGCGCCGCTCCCGCTCACGCGCATCGCCTCCAGTGGCGAACTCGCCCGCGTGATGCTCGCCCTCAAGTCCGTCCTCGCCGAGGTGGACGAGATTCCCGTGCTCGTGTTCGACGAGGTCGACGCCAACGTCGGCGGCGAGATCGGCCGTGCCGTGGGCGAAAAAATGGCGGCCATCGCCGACGGGCGTCAGGTCTTCTGCGTCACGCACCTACCCCAGGTGGCCTCGCTGGGCGCGAAACACTTCGTGGTCGAGAAGGACCAAAGCGGCGCGCGTGCGGTGGTCGGGATCCGATCCCTTCACGCCGATCGCACGGAACGCATTGCCGAGCTGGCGCGCATGCTCGGCGATCGCAAGTCCGCCTCCGCTCTGACGCACGCCGAGAAGCTCCTCGGCGCGCCGGCGAAGAAGGCTACGGTCAGAAACCGAAAATGA